The following proteins are encoded in a genomic region of Cryptomeria japonica chromosome 11, Sugi_1.0, whole genome shotgun sequence:
- the LOC131047099 gene encoding ethylene-responsive transcription factor 4, whose amino-acid sequence MFSLQAEATAQAAATKSRYRGVRKRSEVRYAAEIRDPSKKRRIWLGTFNSDIQAAHAYDQAARTIKGCKAKTNFPLSAYQIPKPVKRSAAYKTPEPLKEIHVPSWINTSMVAIADSRPPALTHAYLTKSFNVGTSPSPSLLQAMFPPELQRQQRLAALKMSNQPGRNETEGDGGVGGIHEGCKVSCSPCNCSDPSSSAVIESRDSPTMGGLDLNLPAPVEEDECDHSRKTLLLFK is encoded by the coding sequence ATGTTTTCCCTGCAAGCTGAAGCCACCGCCCAGGCGGCCGCCACAAAGAGTCGTTACAGAGGAGTAAGAAAAAGGTCTGAGGTACGATATGCTGCCGAGATTAGAGACCCGTCCAAGAAACGCCGCATATGGCTGGGCACTTTCAATTCTGATATTCAGGCGGCCCATGCATATGACCAGGCCGCCCGAACCATAAAAGGCTGCAAGGCCAAAACCAATTTCCCACTTTCCGCTTACCAAATTCCTAAGCCCGTCAAGAGGAGCGCCGCTTACAAAACTCCTGAACCGCTTAAAGAAATCCATGTTCCGTCATGGATTAACACCAGCATGGTTGCCATAGCCGACAGTCGGCCTCCTGCATTGACCCATGCCTATCTTACTAAATCCTTCAATGTGGGCACTTCTCCTTCACCTTCTCTTTTGCAGGCCATGTTTCCACCGGAGCTTCAGAGGCAACAGCGATTGGCGGCGCTTAAGATGTCAAATCAGCCCGGACGCAATGAGACtgaaggtgatggaggagttgGAGGAATCCATGAGGGCTGTAAAGTGAGCTGCAGTCCATGCAATTGTAGCGATCCGTCTTCCTCCGCCGTCATTGAAAGCAGAGATTCTCCAACAATGGGTGGCTTGGATTTGAACCTTCCTGCGCCGGTTGAAGAAGATGAATGTGATCATTCTCGCAAAACACTCTTGCTGTTCAAATAA